Genomic window (Rhododendron vialii isolate Sample 1 chromosome 4a, ASM3025357v1):
TCTCTCCTCGAAGCCCTCCTCGGGTTCCGGTTCAACGTCCGAGAAGTCGAGATGGGCACCCGACGGCCTCTCATCCTCCAAATGGTCCACGACCCCACCGCATTAGAGCCCCGGTGTCGGTTTCAGGTTCTTTCTTATCTACTCTATTGATTTTACGGTTGTTCAAGTGTTTATGGGTTTTTCAATTCCCGTGCTTTTGCTAATCTGGGGTTTGAATTCTCACTGAATTTGGGGCTTGGTTTTGGAAATTAAAAAGTCAGGGTTTTTTTACTAGATTTTAGGTTTATCGTTTTTGAATATCGAAAGTCAGGGTTCTTACTACATTTTATGACTGCATTAGTTAGCCATCAaccgtccaaatttttttgcaattgCTACAAAGATAGCAtgcttcaaacaaaaaaaagcacTCTTCGCACAGTTTTGGCAAGGTGTATGGGATTTGAAATCATTTGCCAAAGATGAACGTAACAACCCACCATTACGTTTAATTCTTGACCTGGATTATTTAGCACCCAAGAATATTATCCCTCCATCATAACTTCGGTTGTTTTCTTTGAACTACTTACCTTAGCAGAGTCTATGAGTTTTTGAATTTCTATGCGGCTATCAATCTGGGGTTTCAATTCTTAGTGGAATTTGGGGCTTGGTTGTGGAAAGTAGTTCATGGGGTTTGAATTTCTGTGCGTCTATCAATCTAGGGTTTCAACTTTCATTGAATTTAGGGCTTGGTTGTGGAAATTCGAAAGTCAGCGTTTCTACTTCCTTTTCTGTGCATGGGTTTTTGAACTATCAATTAGGAATTTCTACTCTTATTGGAGTTTGGGGCTTGGTTTTGGAAATTCAATAGTCAGGATTTTTACTTCATTTGATGTTGTGGGTTTTTGAACTAGTGTTTGAATGCGGTAGATTTAGGGTTTGGTTGTGGACATTCGAATGTCAGGTTTTTTCTACTACCTTTGGGACATAAGTCACATAATATGTATACATAAGTGATATGGTTTAGACTTTCAGCAATTCGTTTGGTTGCCCTGAAAGTAGATGGAGTGGAAATGTCAGTTGAAGCTTAGTCTGCTGCTGTTGTAGTTTCGAATGGCCAAATCAATCATCTGTTGTGCATATTATTGATGTAATGGGCTTGAGAGAATTTAGGACCTGTGCTTTTGACAGTGTGGGTAGGAACTTCGAAGAGTATTTTCAGCAAAAATTTGTTAGGAACTAATACATTTTCTACTTTATGCTCTAGTTTAAAGTTCTATTTCAGGGTCTAGACATGCTCACAGATTTGCAGGCTCTCACTGTTAAAAGAGTAGCTTTTCTTCATCTATGTTCGTAAGATACTGAAATATGATGCATAAACAGGAAGAAGAGTCTGAGGAATATGGAAGTCCTATTGTTTTAGCATCTACAATTGCAGATATCATAAAGTCACGGACTGAATCACTTCTGAAGAAGACCAGAAGTGCAGTGTCTTCAAAGCCAATTGTGATGAGAGCAGAATATGCCCATTGTCCTAACCTCACCATCATTGATACGCCAGGCTTTGTTCTCAAGGTAAGTGGACACAAAATGTTGATATGAAAAAGAAAGTTCGAAATTCGTGTTaatatattatttatgttttagTCAACATAATAATGTGAATAATTTGGCAGGCAAAGAAGGGTGAACCAGAGAATACACCTGAAGAAATTCTGTCAATGGTGAAGTCGTTGGCTAGTCCACCCAATCGCATTGTCTTGTTCCTTCAGCAAAGTAGTGTGGAATGGTGCTCGTCACTGTGGTTGGATGCTGTTCGCGAAATTGATCCAACATTTAGGCGGATAGTAGTTGTCGTCTCGAAATTTGACAATCGGCTCAAGGTACGAATCCACTACATTTTTGTGTAGTGATATGCAAGGAAATGCAGAAAATTTCATCAATTATCGgtacttttttgttgtttggttgaCATAAATGAATTTTATTGCAATAGCAAACAATTTTCTTCGTCACATTCCTAAAAAGGCTTGCATTATTTAGTAGTTAACTTAATGTAAAGACCAATGTTTTGTGACTAGCAATGCACCACCGTGCCCCCAGCTTTGGAGTTTACTTTGGTACTTCATAACCGGGAGAAATTCATGGTTAATGGAATGATGAGACCTTTGCCGTCAGACAATTTggtttcttcctctctcttttttttatgatttacGATTTGTTCCTGATTTGGAATAATTAACTTCAGGAATTTACTGACCGGTGGGAAGTGGATCGTTATTTGAGTGCCAGTGGTTACCTGGGAGAGAATATTAAACCATTTTTTGTGGCTTTGCCGAAGGATAGGAACACAGTTTCAAATGATGAATTCCGCAGGCAAATATCTCAGGTGGACCTCGATGTAATACACCATCTGCGTGAGGGTGTTAAGGGGGGATTTGATGAAGAAAAGTTCAGTTCCTATATTGGGTTTTCCTGTCTCAGAGATTTTTTGGAATCTGAGCTTCAAAAGCGCTACAAAGAAGCCACACCCACTACTTTAGCTTTGCTTGAACAGCGCTGCAGCGAAGTCACTGCTGAATTGTCCAGAATGGAAACCAAAATACAGGCTACTTCTGATGTCTCTCATCTTCGGAAATCTGCAATGTTGCATGCTGCTTCGATCTGCAATCATGTGGTGCGTTGTATTTGACCTTTTACCTTTGCATCTCCATGGTTCAATAGCTAAATGGCTAGCATTGCTGTACTTTAGGAAGGAATAATATTATCAAATTGCTACAATATAGCAATGTTTTCCCCAACGGAGCAAATGCTATTTcttctattcaatttttttttccacaaatgccATATTGACTTTGTGATATTTGGGTCCCCTAATGAGCATGCTAAATTTTATCAATGGCTATACCTTGTGCCGAAATTTCTTCTTATGAGAAGACATAGCATGTGTTTTATCTCACCcttggaagagaaaatccaaaaatccatGCTCAATGTCTTAATAGTAGTTATAGCAACTCATATAGCGTGTTATTGGAGAATCTGTAAGATTGTACAATGACCTGTTAATTCccattgagtttgaaagagtcaATTTAGTAACATAGCTTGCATGGTTGCTCTTGTATGATTGGTGAAGGGAGCACTGATTGATGGAGCAGCTGACCCTGCCCCAGAGCAATGGGGGAAAACAACAAATGAGGAACAGTCAGAGAGTGGTATTGGGAGCTGGCCTGGCATTAGAGCAGATATAAAACCTCCCAATGCCACCCTACGTCTGTATGGTGGGGCCGCTTTTGAAAGGGTTATGCATGAATTTCGTTGTGCTACATATTCCGTCGAATGCCCCCCCGTATCAAGGGAAAAAGTAAGTTTACTCCCAAATCAATCTTTCTTGGGATGGAAATTAGAATGCTAGATCTGATCTCCTTAATACAGGTGGCGAATATATTACTTGCGCATGCGGGCCGTGGTGGGGGTAGAGGAGTCACAGAGGCAGCTGCAGAGATTGCACGTGCTGCTGCCCAGTCATGGTTAGCTCCTCTTCTCGACACGGCATGTGATCGGCTTGCCTTTGTTTTGGGGAACCTCTTCGATCTTGCTGTGGAGAGAAACCATTGCCGAGACTCAGGCTGTAAGAAGTTATCTTGTTTTTGCATTTCACAGTTTCCATAGAGAAATAACTTAAATCTATTTGACCGTTTAAATTTCTTAATCTCTTTCACTTTGCTCAGTGTGTGGAGAGAGGATATTAGCTGCTGATCTAAACATTAAGGTTAATATCTTCTGTACAAATAACCAACAGAACCAAGCCTTATCTCCTAGTCTCTCATCTATAGGGGTTGACTAGATGAATTCTTTTCCACCATTTTGCTCTTTCGTAGGGTATTTATACAGTTACGTGAAATAAATTCGTATATTTTGTTACACCAGCATCCCAATTCCCATGTCACTTTGGTCTTCCCTTTCCCTAGCATTTCCAGTATAATCCTCTTGCACTTCCTTATGGTCACATCTACTCGTCAAGTTTCTTCGTTGTGTAAGTATGCAATAAAATGTGTCCACTGTCCAAGTtataaaaaggaaataaattgtGAAAATCAGTTTCCCTGAAATGATCACCTCTTTTCCCTTTTTGGTTGGTGTTTGACAGTTTCCATATTTGCTTCTCACATCAGTTATAAAATATGTGATTCAGATGGCAGGAAAACTGGAGATATGGATGGCTATGTTGGTTTTCATGCTGCTTTAAGGCACTCTTACAGCCGCTTTTTGAGGGATATCACAAAACAGTGCAAGCAATTAGTTCGGCATCACCTTGACTCAATTACTAGCCCGTATTCTCAAGTCTGTTATGAGAATGACTTTATGGGGACTTATGGTTCAGGTGCAAGCTACACTTCCAAATCCAACCAAGCTTCAGCTACATCATTTTGTCTTGAGCT
Coding sequences:
- the LOC131323353 gene encoding dynamin-related protein 5A — encoded protein: MATPSSKTPSTKTKSMPARPASDFKTRFDAYNRLQAAAVAFGENLPIPEIVAVGGQSDGKSSLLEALLGFRFNVREVEMGTRRPLILQMVHDPTALEPRCRFQEEESEEYGSPIVLASTIADIIKSRTESLLKKTRSAVSSKPIVMRAEYAHCPNLTIIDTPGFVLKAKKGEPENTPEEILSMVKSLASPPNRIVLFLQQSSVEWCSSLWLDAVREIDPTFRRIVVVVSKFDNRLKEFTDRWEVDRYLSASGYLGENIKPFFVALPKDRNTVSNDEFRRQISQVDLDVIHHLREGVKGGFDEEKFSSYIGFSCLRDFLESELQKRYKEATPTTLALLEQRCSEVTAELSRMETKIQATSDVSHLRKSAMLHAASICNHVGALIDGAADPAPEQWGKTTNEEQSESGIGSWPGIRADIKPPNATLRLYGGAAFERVMHEFRCATYSVECPPVSREKVANILLAHAGRGGGRGVTEAAAEIARAAAQSWLAPLLDTACDRLAFVLGNLFDLAVERNHCRDSGYGRKTGDMDGYVGFHAALRHSYSRFLRDITKQCKQLVRHHLDSITSPYSQVCYENDFMGTYGSGASYTSKSNQASATSFCLELSDGGPTLEDEPMKDQENIPPEKNAHQTTPGKVTEAREVLRESQMTVPETPSPDQPSDGNNVGIKKELGNCIEVGARKRHPRIVGNSRNSDHLRVQNGGGLLFRGGDSSSRSGSAYSEICSLAAQHFARIREVLVERSVTSTLNSSFLTPCRDRLVVALGLDLFAVNDEKFMDMFVAPGAIDILQNERQSLQKRQKILHSCLTEFKTVARTL